One stretch of Rosistilla oblonga DNA includes these proteins:
- a CDS encoding GNAT family N-acetyltransferase, translating into MNDLEIRPPRPEESPQIVNLLTAGESEMRRHLITSSVAGALKNPDATTIGLVAARGENLVGAAIASALPGGTAVLVGLRIAAEELDADESNAAAIAEPLFKATLGYLHTLGANFIQSTCATESAPKELSAVGFQHLADLQYLSAEAASMPDTASPDLEFIAAADLPEGELVELVAQTYIDTRDCPSMSQYRSAAETLASYQAMPQYDPAAWRIAKQDGKPIGCVLTMPFADSNALELTYMGIVPDARGNRWGEALVAEAARIARERSLQTINLGVDRDNAPAQTVYERFGFTPFYGEAVWGLRIDPA; encoded by the coding sequence TTGAACGACTTAGAAATTCGCCCACCTCGCCCCGAGGAATCGCCGCAAATCGTCAACCTGCTGACCGCCGGCGAATCGGAAATGCGCCGCCACCTGATCACATCCTCCGTCGCCGGGGCACTCAAAAACCCCGACGCGACAACGATTGGACTGGTGGCCGCTCGCGGTGAGAACTTGGTCGGTGCGGCGATCGCTTCGGCTCTCCCCGGCGGAACCGCGGTGCTTGTCGGGCTGAGAATCGCCGCCGAAGAACTCGACGCAGACGAATCCAACGCCGCCGCGATCGCTGAACCGCTCTTCAAAGCGACTCTCGGTTACCTACACACTCTGGGCGCCAACTTCATCCAGTCGACGTGCGCGACCGAATCGGCTCCTAAGGAATTGAGCGCCGTCGGATTCCAACACCTTGCCGACCTGCAATACCTTTCGGCGGAAGCCGCATCGATGCCAGATACCGCATCGCCCGACCTCGAATTCATCGCCGCCGCCGATCTGCCGGAGGGCGAACTGGTAGAATTGGTCGCACAAACCTACATCGATACGCGGGATTGCCCTTCGATGAGCCAATATCGCAGCGCCGCAGAGACGCTTGCCTCCTACCAAGCGATGCCACAATACGATCCGGCAGCCTGGCGAATCGCAAAACAAGATGGCAAGCCGATCGGTTGCGTGCTGACGATGCCGTTTGCCGATTCGAACGCTCTGGAACTGACCTACATGGGGATCGTCCCGGACGCTCGCGGAAATCGCTGGGGCGAAGCGTTGGTAGCGGAAGCCGCCCGGATCGCCCGAGAGCGTTCGCTGCAAACGATTAACTTAGGCGTCGATCGCGATAACGCCCCAGCTCAAACCGTTTACGAGCGGTTTGGCTTCACGCCATTTTATGGCGAAGCGGTTTGGGGCCTCAGGATCGATCCCGCGTAG
- a CDS encoding PDZ domain-containing protein, which yields MFRRFKKSAVLFACPIPLAAALMVQSAAAQQLPEPVPAAPDVIGETPAQPGSSSPLPEPYSLQQQAPQPSAETQKRPSLGVVAEERRDRTGLTVLSVRELSPAAQAGVLEGDILTGLNGVQTNSIEDVSSALTKLRAGDPVAIEVSREGLLFELRAAMSDAPPPSADDVPREIPGAGDPSMGPSRGILGVTVEDASAPLGGAPVLRGARVISVTAQSPAESVGIRPGDTIVSIDGQVMYGARELTTYMQNAQAGESVEIGYYQDRVLRRKKITLADSGQPLPGAVADDRGDMVPGIVIRPGANVGEILQDVGRTLDGILGPRPARQMPRQAPAESFAAPAPPAIPTPAPTSSRRIPTPDAAPAPDAKEQSEVVRLRRQVEQLLERVQQLESQLGEDQQPQESGDGQDSQ from the coding sequence ATGTTCAGGCGATTCAAAAAGTCGGCCGTCTTGTTTGCTTGTCCGATTCCGTTGGCCGCCGCGTTGATGGTTCAGTCCGCTGCTGCACAACAGCTCCCCGAACCCGTCCCGGCGGCGCCCGATGTGATCGGCGAAACGCCGGCCCAACCCGGTTCGTCGAGCCCGTTACCGGAACCTTATTCACTGCAGCAGCAAGCGCCGCAGCCCTCCGCTGAAACCCAGAAACGTCCGTCGCTGGGCGTCGTTGCCGAAGAGCGTCGCGACCGTACGGGGCTTACCGTATTGAGCGTTCGTGAACTCTCGCCGGCTGCTCAAGCAGGTGTCTTGGAAGGCGATATCCTTACCGGTCTCAACGGTGTGCAGACGAATTCGATCGAAGACGTTTCGTCCGCGCTGACTAAGTTGCGGGCCGGAGATCCGGTAGCGATCGAAGTCTCCCGCGAGGGACTGTTGTTTGAATTGCGAGCGGCCATGTCCGACGCCCCGCCACCCTCGGCTGACGATGTTCCGCGCGAGATCCCCGGTGCGGGAGATCCATCGATGGGCCCATCGCGAGGAATCTTGGGCGTCACGGTCGAAGATGCCTCCGCTCCCTTGGGTGGTGCTCCCGTCTTGCGAGGTGCTCGCGTCATCTCGGTCACTGCGCAATCGCCAGCTGAATCGGTCGGTATCCGCCCCGGCGATACGATCGTTTCGATCGATGGTCAGGTGATGTATGGTGCTCGCGAATTGACCACCTACATGCAAAACGCTCAGGCGGGCGAATCGGTCGAGATCGGATACTATCAGGATCGCGTTCTTCGTCGCAAAAAGATCACTCTGGCAGATTCGGGGCAGCCGCTGCCCGGTGCGGTCGCCGACGATCGCGGCGACATGGTGCCTGGGATCGTGATCCGTCCGGGAGCCAACGTCGGTGAGATCTTGCAAGACGTCGGACGCACGCTCGACGGAATCTTGGGCCCGCGACCTGCCCGCCAGATGCCGCGTCAAGCTCCGGCTGAGTCGTTTGCGGCTCCAGCACCGCCGGCTATTCCAACTCCCGCACCTACATCCTCGCGACGAATTCCGACTCCTGACGCTGCACCGGCGCCCGACGCAAAGGAGCAGAGTGAGGTTGTGCGGTTGCGACGCCAGGTCGAGCAATTGCTGGAGCGAGTGCAACAGTTGGAGTCGCAGTTGGGCGAGGATCAGCAGCCGCAAGAATCCGGCGACGGACAGGACTCGCAGTAA
- a CDS encoding DUF1592 domain-containing protein, which produces MSSVRLVIACLLLCCTCSSLRADLPSSVDGFLTTNCLDCHNSDTAEGGLNLEKLPRAVDTHGLASRWVRILERVQTGEMPPPEDVEVDAKESAAFTKSLADWVRHEQETTAQKTGRVPARRLTNLQLERSLHDLLGIDLPLTLAMADEQRTQGFTNIVESQSMSHFQLEQHLRVVDIALDEAFRRATTPSDEWKKRLPAEKIVRTNPKRRTREPELIDGKAVVWSGRVIYYGRIPATTAKEDGWYRFTVRTSALKPPSNGGVWCTIRSGQAVSSAPLLSWVGAFEATEKPKQTTVEAWLNKGEMLEIRPGDLTLKAARFANGQIGTGEGEPQNVPGVAIDWIEVERFHPNGDDAQVQQFLFGKHAVKTNRDPAKAELKLDDPKQEIGRLMALFARRAFRRPVPWEDVVPYVEMAHQTLDDSGDPIEALKTGYRALLCSPRFLYFQEQPGQLDDHAIATRLSYMLQGSSPDVELMKLAAAGKLRNREVLLQQIDRLLEGPGGRQFIRDLADQWLDLHLIDFTEPDRRLYPGFDVIVQQSMLDETHRYLEEMLREDLPIGLIIDSDFTFLNSRLARYYKIDGAKSDVLERVSLKPEDHRGGLLTHGSIMKVTANGTTTSPVIRGVWVSERLLGREIPPPPESIPAIEPDVRGAKSIRELLAKHTSDASCASCHRDIDPPGFALENFDPSGRWRTKYGNPRKKNKMPPIDAGFTMPDGREFKDLQRFQELVLENPERLAANVVDKLIAFGTGAAPRFADREAVDQIVQQTADSGYGFRSLIEATITSPLFLNK; this is translated from the coding sequence ATGTCTTCAGTGCGTCTGGTTATCGCATGCCTCCTGCTGTGCTGTACTTGTTCCAGCTTGCGGGCCGATCTGCCGTCGTCGGTCGATGGTTTCTTGACGACGAACTGCCTGGATTGCCACAACAGCGATACCGCGGAAGGTGGCCTGAATCTGGAGAAGTTGCCGCGAGCTGTCGACACGCACGGACTGGCAAGCCGATGGGTCCGTATCCTGGAGCGTGTGCAGACTGGCGAGATGCCGCCGCCGGAGGACGTCGAGGTCGATGCCAAGGAATCGGCTGCGTTTACCAAGTCGCTGGCCGACTGGGTTCGCCATGAACAAGAGACCACCGCGCAGAAGACTGGCCGCGTACCAGCCCGTCGACTGACCAATCTGCAACTGGAACGCTCCCTGCACGACCTGCTGGGGATCGATCTGCCGCTGACGCTTGCGATGGCCGACGAACAACGGACGCAAGGCTTTACGAACATCGTCGAATCGCAATCGATGTCGCATTTCCAACTGGAACAGCATCTGCGAGTCGTCGACATCGCGTTGGACGAAGCCTTCCGCCGCGCAACGACGCCGTCGGACGAGTGGAAAAAACGCTTGCCGGCTGAAAAAATCGTCCGCACCAATCCAAAGCGACGGACCCGCGAACCGGAACTTATCGACGGCAAAGCTGTCGTCTGGAGTGGCCGGGTGATCTATTACGGTCGGATTCCCGCAACCACCGCAAAAGAGGACGGTTGGTATCGGTTCACGGTTCGAACGTCGGCGCTAAAACCGCCGAGCAATGGCGGCGTGTGGTGCACGATTCGCAGCGGGCAAGCGGTTTCGAGCGCTCCGCTGTTGTCATGGGTTGGTGCATTCGAAGCAACCGAAAAGCCCAAGCAGACGACTGTCGAAGCTTGGTTGAACAAAGGAGAGATGCTGGAGATTCGCCCCGGTGACCTAACGCTCAAGGCGGCTCGGTTTGCGAATGGCCAGATCGGTACCGGCGAAGGCGAGCCGCAAAACGTTCCCGGCGTGGCGATCGATTGGATCGAGGTCGAACGCTTCCATCCCAACGGCGACGACGCCCAGGTGCAGCAGTTTCTGTTTGGCAAACACGCCGTAAAAACCAACCGCGATCCGGCGAAAGCCGAACTGAAGCTGGACGATCCCAAACAAGAGATCGGACGGCTGATGGCTCTTTTCGCTCGCCGCGCGTTCCGCCGCCCCGTTCCTTGGGAGGATGTGGTCCCTTACGTCGAGATGGCACACCAAACGCTGGATGATTCGGGCGATCCGATCGAGGCGTTGAAGACCGGGTATCGCGCGCTCCTCTGTTCGCCGCGGTTCCTCTACTTCCAAGAACAGCCAGGGCAATTGGACGACCACGCCATCGCAACGCGACTCAGTTATATGTTGCAGGGTTCCAGCCCCGATGTGGAACTGATGAAGCTGGCTGCGGCGGGCAAGCTGCGGAATCGCGAGGTTCTGCTGCAACAGATCGATCGCTTGCTGGAGGGTCCCGGTGGCCGCCAGTTTATCCGCGACCTCGCCGACCAATGGCTCGATCTGCACTTGATCGATTTCACCGAACCCGACCGCAGACTCTACCCCGGCTTCGACGTCATAGTGCAGCAATCGATGCTCGACGAAACCCACCGCTATCTCGAAGAGATGCTGCGAGAAGACCTGCCGATCGGGTTGATCATCGATTCCGATTTCACGTTCCTCAACAGCCGCCTGGCCCGCTATTACAAGATCGATGGTGCCAAAAGCGACGTGTTGGAACGCGTTTCGTTGAAGCCGGAGGACCATCGCGGTGGACTGCTGACGCACGGATCGATTATGAAAGTGACCGCCAACGGCACGACAACCTCGCCGGTGATCCGTGGAGTCTGGGTTTCGGAGCGATTGTTGGGCCGTGAGATCCCACCGCCGCCGGAGAGCATTCCGGCGATCGAACCGGACGTGCGGGGAGCCAAATCGATTCGCGAACTGTTGGCCAAACACACGTCCGACGCATCCTGTGCGTCGTGTCACCGCGATATCGATCCACCGGGCTTTGCGCTTGAGAACTTCGATCCTTCGGGCCGCTGGCGAACCAAATATGGAAACCCACGCAAAAAGAATAAGATGCCGCCGATCGATGCCGGCTTCACTATGCCCGACGGTCGGGAGTTCAAGGATCTGCAGCGTTTCCAAGAATTGGTGCTCGAAAATCCAGAACGATTGGCAGCCAATGTGGTTGATAAATTGATCGCTTTCGGCACCGGAGCAGCTCCACGATTCGCAGATCGCGAAGCTGTCGACCAGATCGTTCAACAGACCGCCGACAGCGGATACGGATTCCGTTCGCTGATCGAAGCGACGATCACCAGCCCCTTGTTTCTAAACAAATAA
- a CDS encoding S1 RNA-binding domain-containing protein produces the protein MTVEIEAIARETGCDAASLKIALPLIRQGYLPPFLARYRRDELNGVSESALWLLHGAVSREQSIDQRRTELLQLAERSTCVDTALDKAIRLANSGRHFDRLTRLIRNRNSVLDDACRLAIRVLNPKEDDTADLQAIATEVLGAEDNKAASAVERLDDALLRELPNNQELIGIATNWLMRNAKIKIGKVFDPHGESDEPNKEAADAKPSQPSGSGAGEAKANETKEPVEAAATEAEKPAAEAAASETAAAETEPTSEAAAVETNAEPAAATEAAEPVASEQAAAAEASEPPADATAPAAEATDAAETPAEASTPETSGESTPLETWSQDAPAKKKKGGKGDGSTKVKQQEAAKRAKKKVSPRQRRRRWLVGVLEPLANKKFAPNKLSAFQILMLARGLRSSVVEASFDYNRGELMQQLQKSAARLNPHISDRLSAAATTAEAALCAAAEEAFWDRQLDYAAERLVDVIADSFRELVLREPTTARGLIAIDAVGPRTAALAVLDGNGKLLHTEDVPCQLSKTMREQMVTKLGELCHQFHVDKIVISNGPARRNCLIALTELLKQTQAGSLHWTLADRSGADLFASADASDPVIRQTPRRFRAAAWIGMQLLDPISAYTKIDYPRLRLASYQRELDETALAKSLLHVMTSGIAAKGADLNGDDIGWLTQLPGVTRDFAKEIDRRRREELFTSRDQLAELGELDEADRRQMIPFLRVFGGTQALDATLIHPDDYALAEKLCKTIDIPMPDAAPPGYQPPNYEVVEAAEPATDGAAPVVVIGEGESDTEPAGFAIPDAETETDAEEQPAGDSAETSVTDAQPAAETEAAGEAAGEPAATEEPAAESEAVATEEPAAETTEAPAEAPAAEGESSEAAPAEESSEAAAESAPQAEPAPAPLPMPKHPLPERSAVDKVIKEWQVGRHRVNQIVHWLCEPFSVPKVELAPVALMPLIPKLDNLKPGDLVSGVVVGVAKFGVFVELGPDCSGLIHVSRMSKGFVEDPHEVVQVGDVVNAYVTAIESGRRRVALSVMSPAEEQAASEARSRRDNDRGGREHGNRGQQRGGGNRNAAGGNRGGQAAGNGPNQGNRGGGRGDRANQSGRGGPRRDGGGRGGRDGGRGRDDRGRGRTPQPRTFTVTSSKEPEKQISDSMKTGEEPLRSFGALMQFYQEKTEPVKPAAAASKESKKSDNEAAPATPVAAEAPAPASDKAPETEAAAPKTVELPKETDNAKPAADENASANADANKGN, from the coding sequence ATGACTGTTGAAATTGAAGCCATCGCACGCGAAACCGGGTGCGATGCCGCAAGTTTAAAGATTGCTTTACCTCTGATTCGCCAAGGCTATCTGCCGCCCTTCCTGGCGCGTTATCGCCGCGACGAACTCAACGGAGTCTCCGAATCTGCGCTGTGGCTGTTGCACGGTGCGGTCTCGCGAGAGCAGTCGATCGATCAGCGCCGCACCGAGCTGCTGCAACTGGCCGAACGATCGACCTGCGTCGACACCGCATTGGACAAAGCGATCCGGCTGGCGAACTCGGGGCGACACTTCGACCGTCTGACTCGGCTGATTCGCAACCGCAATAGCGTTCTGGACGACGCTTGCCGGCTGGCGATTCGCGTGCTCAATCCTAAAGAGGACGACACCGCTGATCTGCAAGCGATCGCCACCGAAGTCCTCGGGGCTGAAGACAACAAAGCCGCATCGGCTGTCGAACGCTTGGACGACGCTCTGCTTCGCGAGCTGCCCAACAACCAAGAACTGATTGGGATCGCAACCAATTGGTTGATGCGAAACGCCAAGATCAAGATTGGCAAGGTCTTCGATCCGCACGGCGAATCGGATGAACCCAACAAAGAAGCCGCCGACGCCAAACCGAGCCAACCGAGTGGCAGCGGTGCGGGCGAAGCAAAGGCTAACGAAACCAAAGAACCAGTAGAAGCTGCTGCTACCGAAGCTGAAAAGCCGGCCGCCGAAGCTGCTGCCAGCGAAACGGCAGCTGCAGAAACCGAGCCGACCAGCGAAGCCGCTGCTGTTGAAACCAACGCCGAACCGGCAGCTGCGACCGAGGCTGCCGAACCCGTTGCCAGCGAACAAGCTGCCGCAGCGGAAGCTTCCGAACCGCCAGCCGATGCAACAGCGCCGGCCGCCGAAGCAACCGACGCCGCGGAAACGCCTGCCGAAGCGAGCACCCCGGAAACCAGTGGCGAGTCCACACCGCTGGAAACATGGTCCCAAGACGCTCCCGCCAAGAAAAAGAAGGGTGGCAAGGGCGATGGATCGACCAAGGTCAAGCAGCAAGAAGCTGCCAAGCGAGCCAAGAAAAAGGTATCGCCGCGACAACGCCGCCGCCGCTGGTTGGTGGGCGTTCTCGAACCATTGGCCAACAAAAAATTCGCGCCAAACAAATTGTCGGCGTTCCAGATCCTGATGCTTGCCCGTGGTTTGCGTTCGAGCGTCGTCGAAGCTTCGTTCGACTACAACCGTGGCGAACTGATGCAGCAACTGCAGAAGTCGGCCGCGCGTTTGAACCCACACATCAGCGACCGATTGTCGGCAGCGGCGACCACCGCCGAAGCCGCCTTGTGCGCTGCTGCAGAAGAAGCCTTCTGGGACCGCCAGCTCGATTACGCCGCAGAACGCTTGGTCGACGTGATCGCCGACAGCTTCCGCGAATTGGTGCTCCGCGAACCAACCACCGCTCGTGGCCTGATCGCGATCGACGCCGTCGGCCCGCGCACCGCAGCCCTGGCTGTGCTCGATGGCAACGGCAAACTGTTGCATACCGAAGACGTTCCCTGCCAATTGTCCAAGACAATGCGGGAGCAGATGGTGACGAAGCTGGGCGAATTGTGCCACCAGTTCCACGTCGACAAGATCGTGATCAGCAACGGGCCTGCCCGACGGAACTGCTTGATCGCGTTGACCGAACTGCTGAAGCAGACTCAAGCTGGCAGCTTGCACTGGACTCTCGCCGACCGTTCGGGAGCCGACCTGTTTGCATCGGCTGACGCCAGCGACCCGGTGATCCGCCAAACGCCGCGACGCTTCCGCGCCGCCGCTTGGATCGGAATGCAACTGCTCGACCCGATCTCGGCTTACACCAAGATCGATTACCCGCGACTGCGTCTCGCTTCGTACCAACGCGAACTCGATGAAACCGCGTTGGCTAAATCGCTGCTGCACGTGATGACCAGCGGCATCGCAGCGAAGGGAGCCGACCTCAACGGCGACGACATCGGTTGGTTGACTCAACTGCCAGGCGTCACCCGCGACTTCGCCAAAGAAATCGACCGTCGCCGCCGCGAAGAACTGTTCACATCCCGCGATCAACTCGCCGAACTCGGTGAACTGGACGAAGCCGATCGCCGGCAAATGATTCCGTTCCTGCGAGTCTTCGGCGGAACACAGGCACTGGACGCAACGCTGATCCACCCCGACGACTATGCGTTGGCGGAAAAGCTGTGCAAGACGATCGACATCCCGATGCCCGACGCGGCTCCTCCCGGATATCAACCACCGAACTACGAAGTGGTTGAAGCCGCCGAACCTGCAACCGACGGCGCTGCCCCGGTTGTTGTGATTGGCGAAGGCGAAAGCGACACCGAACCCGCTGGATTTGCGATCCCCGACGCGGAAACGGAGACCGACGCCGAGGAACAACCTGCGGGCGATTCGGCCGAAACAAGCGTCACCGACGCTCAACCGGCTGCGGAAACCGAAGCTGCAGGCGAAGCTGCAGGCGAACCAGCAGCGACGGAAGAACCCGCCGCTGAAAGCGAAGCTGTCGCAACGGAAGAGCCAGCCGCCGAAACAACCGAAGCACCGGCGGAAGCACCTGCTGCCGAAGGCGAATCAAGCGAAGCGGCACCTGCCGAGGAAAGCTCCGAAGCTGCTGCCGAATCGGCACCACAAGCAGAACCAGCTCCCGCGCCGCTGCCGATGCCAAAACATCCGCTGCCCGAGCGATCGGCTGTCGACAAGGTGATCAAGGAATGGCAGGTCGGACGCCATCGGGTCAACCAAATCGTCCACTGGCTGTGCGAACCGTTCTCGGTACCGAAGGTCGAACTGGCACCTGTCGCACTGATGCCGCTGATTCCAAAACTGGACAACCTGAAGCCGGGCGACCTCGTGTCGGGCGTCGTTGTTGGTGTGGCGAAGTTCGGCGTCTTTGTCGAACTCGGCCCCGACTGCAGCGGCCTGATCCATGTCAGCCGAATGTCGAAGGGATTTGTCGAAGATCCCCACGAAGTCGTTCAAGTCGGCGACGTCGTCAACGCATATGTCACCGCAATTGAATCGGGACGCCGACGCGTTGCCCTTTCGGTGATGTCGCCTGCGGAAGAGCAAGCAGCCTCCGAAGCGCGATCTCGCCGCGACAACGACCGCGGTGGACGCGAGCACGGAAACCGCGGCCAACAACGTGGTGGTGGCAACCGAAATGCAGCCGGCGGAAATCGCGGCGGCCAAGCTGCTGGCAACGGACCTAACCAAGGGAACCGTGGCGGCGGCCGAGGCGACCGAGCGAACCAATCGGGTCGAGGCGGTCCACGCCGCGACGGTGGTGGACGCGGCGGACGCGATGGTGGCCGCGGTCGCGACGACCGAGGACGAGGCCGAACGCCTCAACCGCGGACGTTCACCGTCACCAGCTCCAAAGAACCAGAGAAGCAGATCTCCGATTCGATGAAAACGGGCGAAGAACCGTTGCGATCGTTTGGTGCTTTGATGCAGTTCTACCAAGAGAAAACTGAACCGGTAAAACCAGCTGCTGCAGCGTCCAAGGAATCGAAGAAGTCCGACAACGAAGCGGCCCCAGCGACACCAGTTGCTGCGGAAGCCCCGGCCCCCGCGAGCGACAAGGCTCCGGAAACCGAAGCCGCTGCTCCAAAAACCGTCGAACTGCCGAAAGAGACCGACAACGCGAAGCCCGCCGCCGACGAGAACGCTTCGGCCAACGCCGATGCGAACAAGGGGAACTGA
- a CDS encoding DUF1552 domain-containing protein, with translation MFSSIEFNFRKRLPRRTMLRGTGVSLAIPHLSAMQSAFADPTTNQGPPKRFVAMTLGLGLHGPNLNPAEAGKEFKPSRYLKPIEDLRSSYTVISGSSHPGVGGGHKAEASILTARNVGASGGGRNSISLDQYMAKHLGGETRFPSLVLSSAGSNSPSYTDNGSMIPAQDRPSRLFDQLFVDDSPAARDQQAQRVREGRSIMDLVSDDAKRLSNSLGASDRDRMDAYFTSVRDLELRMAASEEWALRPKPKVDAKRPIDIGNGNDFVGRQRLMSDMIRLALETDSTRYIVYHLGGSGGVVPLPGVEEGYHSLSHHGLDEEKLEQLAVVETAIIAAWGDFLRSLGQTDDQGNSLLDQTSVLLTSNLGNASNHSNQNMPVLLAGGGFRHGQHLAFDTKNNYPLPNLYVSLLQDQGLPVDQFASGTSTMRGLEFKNA, from the coding sequence ATGTTTTCATCGATCGAATTCAATTTTCGCAAACGCTTGCCCCGCCGAACGATGTTGCGCGGCACCGGCGTCTCCCTGGCGATTCCCCATCTGTCGGCGATGCAGTCGGCGTTTGCCGATCCTACGACAAACCAGGGTCCGCCCAAACGCTTCGTCGCGATGACGCTGGGACTGGGACTGCACGGCCCCAACCTGAATCCAGCCGAAGCGGGCAAGGAGTTTAAGCCGAGCCGCTACCTGAAACCGATCGAAGACCTGCGTTCGTCTTACACCGTGATCTCGGGAAGTTCGCACCCTGGAGTCGGCGGCGGCCACAAAGCCGAAGCGAGCATCTTGACGGCTCGCAACGTCGGTGCCAGCGGCGGCGGTCGGAACTCGATCTCGCTGGACCAATACATGGCCAAGCATCTCGGTGGCGAGACGCGATTCCCGTCGTTGGTGCTCAGCAGCGCCGGCAGCAACAGCCCGTCTTACACCGACAACGGATCGATGATCCCGGCGCAAGACCGCCCCTCGCGGCTGTTCGACCAGTTGTTTGTCGACGATTCGCCGGCGGCTCGCGACCAACAAGCCCAGCGAGTTCGCGAGGGCCGCAGCATCATGGACCTCGTGTCGGACGACGCCAAGCGATTGTCGAATTCGCTGGGAGCCTCGGATCGCGACCGCATGGATGCCTACTTCACAAGTGTCCGCGATCTCGAGCTTCGCATGGCGGCGTCGGAGGAATGGGCGTTGCGTCCAAAACCAAAAGTCGACGCGAAACGCCCCATCGATATCGGAAACGGCAACGACTTTGTCGGCCGCCAGCGATTGATGAGCGATATGATTCGGTTGGCTCTGGAGACCGATTCGACTCGCTATATCGTCTACCATCTGGGCGGCAGCGGCGGCGTCGTACCGTTGCCCGGCGTCGAAGAAGGCTACCACTCGCTCAGCCACCACGGTTTGGACGAAGAAAAGCTGGAGCAACTGGCGGTCGTCGAAACCGCGATCATCGCGGCTTGGGGCGATTTCCTTCGCTCGCTGGGACAGACCGACGATCAAGGCAATTCGCTGTTGGACCAAACCTCGGTTCTGTTGACCAGCAACCTTGGCAACGCGTCGAATCACAGCAACCAGAACATGCCGGTGCTGTTGGCTGGCGGTGGCTTCCGACACGGCCAGCACCTCGCGTTCGACACGAAAAATAACTACCCGCTGCCAAATCTTTACGTCAGCCTGCTGCAGGACCAAGGGCTGCCGGTCGATCAGTTTGCCAGCGGCACATCGACGATGCGGGGTCTCGAATTCAAGAATGCCTAA